The genomic window CCCTTAATGGAGGGACAGGAGCTGAGATAACTTGACTCCCTTCCCccgactcctcaccccacacaatGTTTATTTGTGGCTTTCACTTCAGGAATTTCCCCTGTGTTATGTTTGCCTAGGAGAGCAAAAAGGCAGCTCCGCTCCCTGCACACATAGAGGCGTGCGTGGATCACTTCCTAACACTCACTGAAAGTGAAACCTAGTTTGAGTCCTTATGAGAAATCAGGAATTTCAATTAAAAGGGAACAGCTGGCAAAGCAAAGCCATTCTGTCACCTGCTGGGACTTTCCCATACAGCTTGAATAATCTCTGGTTATTTTAGCTGTCTTGGCAATAATCAAGACCAATCAGCATCAAGGAGGGAAAAGGCTTAGTGTATAAATGTACACTGGGAAACACTTTCTCTTAGGCACTTCTCAATCTCTCCCAGACATCCAAGAATAATACAGAAGAACCTTCACTCTCATCACCATGAAGGGAACCTGGGCTGTCGTCCTTTGTTCACTGCTCCTGATTGCAGCTGAAATTCAAGGTAAGAGGCAGCAATATCACAAAAGACGTGTAATGCAGTGAGAAAGCCAGAGGTGTGAGTCACTGAGAAGCTGTGTAGAATAAATGCTTGGAAATTACTTTTGTTGGAAAAAAGTGATCTCAGTTCAGGGTTTGTGTTCTACTGCAGCGCGCAAACATCTGTCCTCTCTGCTTGTGTCCAGAAAGTGTGTGTTGTCCACACAGGACACGGACTGACCAACTTGTATTTAGCAGGGAAATGAATATGAGAGTTTTCGGCAGGCTTGGATTTGTTCCCTAGTTTGTAAGGGTGTGAAATCAGCCTCAGTCTATCATATTCTGTCTTGTTTTAATCACTGGAGGAAGACAGTTTGGGTCTGACCGAAACCACATTCAAGTCAGTGGGAACTTTCCCAcggatttcaatggaagttggatcagaccctttgTGAGCAACAATGATTTTAGTTCCAACTGCTCATTCACTCCCATCACTTTTACACCAGGGTGACTCCTGTTTTCCACTGACtcgtgtgagagcagaatcaggccctctgactTCAAAACTAATGAGATCAAGGCAAAAGAGTGTAGCACATTTTATGACATTGTCCTAATGTAAATATGCACATGGTAACATTGCAGGACAAATTACTCTGCAGCCTTGAGGCTGAAATGGAGTGTTATCAACCTCTCCTCTTCCAACTTAAATATATTTTACTGAAGACATCTCAGGTATCTAATATCgttctaatctctctctctcctgggccCATTTCTTTTAGGTCAGCTGACTTCTGGACAAGGACGTTGCAGCTGCACAGGGAAAGGGTCTGATTCCATTCAGCGAAAAGCCTTAGGAAAAATAGAAGTGATTCCCAAGAGCTCTTCCTGTGACCATGTTGAGATCATGTGAGTAATGACTTAACCACTCAGCTATCATCACTCATAGGGGGTTCTTGTTGCAATGGCAGGAAATATGGGGATTTCCCCCCCTTTAACGTAACCCCAGGTTCTGATGTCCATCTCCGTATGACAAGCAAAGCGAAGTGCAATGAGGCTAGAGCCTAAGgcccagatcatcagctggtgtgaTCAACACAGCTTCATAGACTCCCATGGAAATACACCAACTGAGCACTAGCCTGGAGGGTGGGATTCTCCAGGGCTCGCTGCCTTGTTTAGTCATTGACCCCAGATCTGAGGAGGAGCATTTTCTGCACTCCCTTGGCACAAGGGTCAATGACTACACAGGTTGTAGGGAATCAGGCCCTGAGGCTAGATGAGAACCTAGATCCCACTTGCTGGGTGCATAGAAATACATCAGGTAGATCTTTCTAACGTTTTAGGTGATTTGAGGTCTTTTGATTGTACACTCGCTCCCTGCTCATGGCGACAATGTAGCGTATCACTCAGCTCACCGAGGGCCAGACTCCTGCTATTCAGACCCTGATCCCAGATAACAAAGACAATGGTGACCTTTCAATTGTAGGGAAATATATCCTGTTTttggggtgaccagatagcaagtgtgaaatatcaggatggggtgggaggtgggagggtaataggtgcctctgtaagaaaaagctccaaaaattgggactgtccctataaaatcgggacatctgatcaccctataaCTGTTTTGCCTTGTCCATTTCAGTGCGACAATGAAGCCCACTGGAGAGCAAAGATGTTTGAACCCTAATTCCAAATGGGTTCAGAAGTTGGTGACAGCCCTCATCAAGAAAAGGTAGGTTTCCCATCCGTCTGCAGGGAAAAACTCTCATGCGCTTAAGAGCTCACTTTATTCTTATACATCGGTGAGATCCAACTTTGGGCTCAATTGATGGTCTCGGCAGTCTCACAGCCTGTGCCTGAACCACTGCTCACAGCATCCTCAGAAACCTGCATTGCAACCCCAGAAAATGGCAGATTTCTTGGAACACACTATAAGCTATCTGGGGTATACAGAACCCCCCTTGCAGCAATAGCCCCTGCTTCAAGCAGAAGAGCAGGTCAAATGCACTGCATTGTTTCAAAGGCAAAAACAAGTTCGTTTTAAGAGCCTGTGTGTCTCAGACTCAGTACTACACTGGCTTGTGCTGAATTTTCGGGCTCTTCACTCATGGGTGGACTTCAAGAGCTGGGAAGAATGGCCATCCATGATGCCTATTGAGAAATCACATAATCCTTTAGGACCAGATTGTGCCACAGTTACCCTCACCGAGTaacaccttactccacaagtaatCCGATAGAAAGCAAAGGGGCTATTCACAGAGTAAAGTGCCAATCAGCTTaacagtggcagaatctggtcctttaaATTTAACCTACTGTTCTACCAAGTACTCGATGGTCCTGATACTGATGTGACTTAAATGGGTGTAAATTCGAGTCAGTCCAGTGGAGTGGCACAGTGTAAAGCTAGTGTGAGAGGAAAATCAAGCCCTTCTGTATGTGaaatccagaaaaaaacaaacattctaaTGAAAGGATAAAGTTCCCACTGTGTTTATTTTGACAGGTCTTCACAAAGTACTCACCTGTAAAGGAGAAGAGCTAAGGATCACTTCAGCAGCGCTTCAGGCCCCCTCTCCAGCGAGCAATGAACTTGTCTGTTTCCTCCACCTGGCTCTAcagcttttaaaatacaaatgctGCAGCTGAGGCAAGTTGTTCCCAACACAAAGTCGTTGTATCCATTAAGATGACATCTGGGTTGTGACATCATCTCAGCACTGTGATGGAACATCAGCATGTCACGGCAGGACATGTAGTGAGGCCTCTGTAACCTCAGTAATCCTACTGGCAAACTAGTGACAGTAAAGGCCCAGTTTGTCTTTGGGGTCTCCTGGTGGCTATAAGTGGTAATAGATTGATTCTGCTTATCTAATTAGCAAATATTTCTTTGAGCCACATGGATGGGTAATTATATTATTATAATCATAACTCAGAGATAAAAATATTCTCAGGTAACACATAATAAGAATTCCAAGTTATTTTTTTCTAGCAGGTTTGAAATTAATGTAATTCTTAGATATACATGTTCCATGTTAATTTATATAATATCACATATGATTGTTGTTCTAGGGTATGTGAAACATTTGCCTGTAGgctttataaataaaattgaAGATTATAATCTAAAGCGAACCACACTCTGTGTTTAACTGATGTATAAACGTTTATTACATAGATTAAATGCATCTGATCATTATGAAATGTAATATAACAAATGACTGTAATATAATATTCACAAACATTCCTTGTGTTAGACTTCTCCTTTTAAAGATAAACCAATTAAGGTGAATAAAAGACACTAAAAACTGTAACAGCTGCCTTGGAGTTTGTACTATGTAATCATTCATCAGCTGAAATTTCATTCAGAGTGCTAGGTAGATTTACAGTTGAGTAACTCCATCTGAGAATAAATGCTAATATCCTACCATATTAATCTGATAAAAATACACGTATAGAAAGCTCAATGCTTGTGTACATTCCTTCACACTACAGTGAACCAATATGCAACCAAGAGCACTTTCTCAAGTCCTCCTACTACACCTCTAACACCAGAACTGCACCCCATCCACACTCATCTACTTACCTTTCCGTGTCGCCCCAAAGAAAACCCTGGAAGAATAGCTAAGCATTGCAGCTTCTCCTGAAGGTCAAGTCAACACATTTGGTCTTTGGCAAAGCGGGGCGGGAAAGCTAGTGCCACACTGGAGGGCACCTCCCTGAAGAGGCTCTGGGCCTGATTCCCGTTTACACGGCGGCTCTTTGCCTTGGTGTGGCAGCACGAAGGGGCTGAGACGTGTGTCCCTGGTCTGTGACAGAAAGGAGCTGGTCCCAGACAAGCAGCACAGGGGCCCAGACCCTCCAGAGTACGTAGGTACCTAATTCCTACTGATTCCAGCGGGAACTAAGTGTCCAACACCTTAGGTGAACTGGTGCTGCCAGTCCCAGCTGGAATCCCCCCTCCGCTGGCCAGGGACAGCTCTTTCCCTTTAATACAACGAATTCCTATTAACCGGGAACACTGTAATGAAGCATTCTGCACCTATCACTGTGCCTGCCCCAGCGAGCCCCATCTCTAGTGCTGGCCTTGCTGCCCAGCACCCTCAGCAGCACACAGATACTTCCTGAAGCTTTGAAGGGGACGAcacatgcctgcagggcagcagagagcaaaacactgagcagagcaatcagggcaggcttgtgggatactggcggaagccagttctgtcgaccaaacaatcagcagtgtctacactggctctttgtcgacaataaagggaggggaaaagacaaaagtctcttGTAGGTTTGGAAGTTTTTTCTCGCCAAAACTGGGCATTTCTCCCGGCAAAAGTCCCATTGCAGTGTGTACGCTcttcagggccggcccacaacattttggcacctgaggcggggagctcaaatgacacccccatgacccctcgcttgggccaaaactttgaaagatctcaattctgccttcttcctgttctactcctctcatggtactgctctgctacctacccaataaaggagaactaacaacttaaaatgccttgttcaaaaattttaagtaacacttaactttcaaatgcctgaacagcaaatgtaacttgtcttgtctgcatagtaaacactggcatttgtatctgtttgaataatcaaagtggtgctttccgggcCTTCtttgttgcaaagatttgaactgctgcctgctgaaggtccacagtctgggccagctcatgctctattgagatggttgcaaggccgaccagcctctcttgTGTCATTGTGAAGCacaaatgtgtttttattaacttcagcttggagaagctgcgttctccactggcaactgttaccgGAAgcgttagaagtatgtgcagaacaacaaaagcatttgggaagagggtggtcatcttatctGTGCACAtctattccagaacagcctttggagttgagcctgctgaaatgtatcttgaaagggctttcagttcatcacctaaatcactcgcatcaataccgcgcatgtcatcatgtgccagcactgtctctagtgccctgcattgctggtgtaggtcttcttcaggtagagtgaggagttttggaacatcatacaacatcccaaatacactgctgtgttccttgagctgcatgaaacgttcttcaactgactgtattgcacaatctagcacctggttaaagaattcaactttgaattgttgtttggggtctcttatgggattatcccgtgcttCGTAATCAAAAtttcttctttggtgactcttgtattctcgaatgggtgggaaaatagatTCAGTGTGAAGTTCTTCTGCCAACTtgtgtgcactcttcagaacgttttgaaatccctcatctgaccggtaagactgtaggtgtgaccagggccggctccagaccccagcacgccaagcgcgtgcttggggcgacatgccGCAGGAGGTGCtccgccggtcgccgggagggcagcaagcagctctggtggacctcccgcaggcgtgcctgcggatgctccaccggagccgcgggaccagcggaccctctgcaggcacgtctgcaggaggtccaccggagctgcgggaccggcgaccgccagagcgcccccccccgcagcgtgccgccatgcttggggcggcgaaattgctagaacTGCCCCAGGGTGTGACTTTGCTTTGTctagttgttccattgctccagatataacaaggtcaacaccttggagtctcttgcttacaacatgtatttcaaacagtatgtcatgccacaacactaagccacacagaaatttgaaggtatgtatgtttctggtgattccatttccctctgccactgttctcccatgaacagtttctgtcatagcattatcctccataatggcaactatggtatcatctatcttcccaatttgctgtttgataggctttatctcctccactcgactttcccattgtgtggcactcagtggtcagtgtcagagaggatgttcccagatgttgcttcaaaatttgccatcgatgagttgatacggagaaaaatacatagatgctttgaattacattaaaaaattcagcagcctcactagaagctgatgctgcatcactgaccaccaagttcaatgaatgagaactgcatgggacaaaaaaacctcgagggtttaactctcggatctgtgtctgcactcctctgttctttcctctcatgttggcaccattatcgtagccctgatcTCTCATGTtagctatcgcaattcctgtatcttccagctttttaagaagtacatttgtcataccagctcctgtagtatcatcaatgtcaatacattctagaaaatgctctctgacagtcaccattgcagggacattttcactaggttctgttcttgttacagtgctaataagtgatggtcacataaacaccaccctatatggGACatctactgaccgctatacttacctacatgcctccagctttcatccagatcacatcacacaatccattgtctacagccaagctctaagatacaaccacatttgctccgatccctcagacagagacaaacacctacaggatctctatcaagtgttcttaaaactacagtaccccccccggtgaagtgaagaaacagattgacagagccagaagggtacccagaagtcacctactacaagacaggaccaacaaagaaagtaacagaacaccactagccgtcacctacagccagtgatgagctgccaaaatcttaacaactggttccctaccgggtcttcggtggcacttcggcagcggctccttcagtgctgctgaagacccggagcgagtgaaggacccgccgccaaagtgccgccaaagactcggagtgccgcccggtgagtacaggCCCCACATGTTTTATTACGTGTTTTTTTTTAGTAATCCCTGCCGGGGCTCCATTGAAactgttcgaatcgggccccgcacttcctaaaacCGGCCctgcacatcggggttgcaaaattgtattgggggccgggtagggaaggctgtgcctcccaaaacagcctgaCCCCcacatctgacccccacccatgtcctgcccccgactgctcCTCTCAGAACCCGCAAGGGCCGCAAGCAACCCATTACCcctccccgctccttgtcccctgcccaccccctcccgagaccccccaccctaactgccccagaacccctccccaccccctacccaattcaccccgctccctgtcccctgactcccctgatcccatccaccaccaccccgacagacccccagaactcaTGCCTACCCGAACCCGCttcgttccccatcccctgacctcccccaccagaacctccgccccctccaactgctccctgcccggcccctgccttatccaacccctcctcccaggccCGGCCtagcccccttaccacgctgctcAGGGCAGTGTGTAAGGATGCCGCGTggcccgctggagctcgcagcccccacCTTATCTTGCTCCTCCaagcggcaggagctgcagagctgcccagagcactggtgcCGGCGGCTCGGCATGCGGTGGCTCTGCGAGGAGAGGGGAAGccaaggaggggctgggggagcctcctcagctgggagctcaggccagGGACAGAATGGGCACGCGGACCGCAGTTGATTGCCCACCCACCTGCCCCTTTAACAGCCGGTTctacaccggcttctaaatttaaccaCCAGTTCTTGCGAACcggtgggaactggctccagctcaccactgcctacagcccccaactaaaacctctccagcgcatcaacaaggatctacaacctatcctgaaggacgatccctcactctcacagaccttggagACAGGCCAgacctcgcttacagacagctccccaacctgaagcaaatactcaccagcaaccacacaacaaaaacattcacccaggaaccaaaccctgcaacaaaccccggtgccaactctgtacatatatctattcaagggtcaccatcacaggacctaaccacatcagccacaccatccggggatcattcacctgcacatctaccaatgtgatatatgacatcatgtgccagcaatgcccctctgccatgtacattggccaaaccagacagtctctagacaaaagaataaatggacacaaatctgacatcaggaatcataacattcaaaaaccagtaggagagcacttcaatctccctggtcactcaataacacacttaaaagtggcaattcttcaacaaaaaaaagtcaaaaacagactccaacgtgaaactgcagaactggaattaatttgcaaactggacaccatcagattaggcctgaataaagacttggagtggttgggtcattacaaaacataaacctaatttccccaatactaatttccccctactttTACTCACacattcttgtcaactgtctgaaatggccactctcattaccacttcaaaagttatatTTCTTCCCTTGGTATTCTGCTGTTAAGTGaattatctcgttagactgacctcacacttggtaaggcaactcccatcctttcatgtatttatacctgctcctatattttccactccatgcagctgatgaagtgggtttttgctcatgaaagcttatgcctaaataaatttgttagtctctaaggtgccacaaggactcctcgttgttctaGCCCAAAAGGAATtactttgaggaagttctatggtctgcaCGACAAAAGTcagactagggcctggtctacacaaagTTTAGGTCGGCAtggctacattgctcaggggggtggatttttcacacacctgagtcATGTGGCTATGTTGACCGAACCCCCCATGTAGGTGcagctaggctgacagaagaatgcttctgttgacctagctaccgcccgCTTGGAGAGGTGGAGCTCCTACAGTGATGTCACGGTGCCTGCATCTATACTATGGGGTTATTGCGGCGTAGCTCcagcactgtagctatgctgctATTGTCCCATATCGAAGATGTGGCCtagatggtcccttttggccttggaatcgatgACTTTTCTCACACAAGAAATACTCAGTCCTTCAATATGCAGAATATCATTCGAGGCTAAATGATTCTTCCATTTTAGTTCATTATTTTCTAGCACAATGTCTTTTTTTATGCCACAGTTGTTTTGTATTAATGGCAGGAAGCTCCACTGCCCTTTCGGTCTCCTAATTGCTTGTTATCTATTTGGCATACCACTCTAATACGGAATTCTGAGTTTATTTTAGTTACCGTGGAAATCCCCAGATATgctgtgtcggagaaaaactccgttctcgctttttgtttgggtgcagcagagtcagatactttcttctgtttagcagctacaacagggagagagtgcactaggacatagggtctccccttcctagacaggactctcaacaggtaaacaattataGCAAGCCTTTATAcatttgttacagacaataataagcaacagctgcattttgtttatacctAGGTCATCCTGagatcttgtttttctcacttaagagacgccagtctacatattgtattatctacacaaggttgaaaaacaacttctcacacagttcttttccactcgcctcacacaatccttgcttctacaaatctcacattattagggttacagttagcctaactctggctaacagagactgtcatgcattaagatcccctacaaatccgtGTCAgatctttctctacttccacagctGTATCACATCAGTTGGTTTCCCACTGATGCAAATAAGACTTAGGTATGTGCTTAAAGTGTTTTCCTGATTAGGGGCCTGTGAAGGGGTCAACTGGTGTCTCCTTATAGCCAGGTGTGGTGTAGCAGCTCTCTCttcactgggtgtgtgtgtgtcttctgcTGGTGGCTGTTCCGCCTGTGTGGCAGTCTGCCTCTTCCAGTGatgtggccctccagccaggtccctTCAAATGTAACACTTCTTTATGTCTTAGAGATCAGAActataacacacaagaaccccaaaacagaaggagacaaagcaggctgctcccgaGAGCAGGGAGGAACAACTCACCCTATCTTAGTACAGGCCTTTCTGACTGCAAACTCACTGCTGCTAGTGTTAGGCCCAGCTCACACACTACATTACAGAGCCCTCTAGCCTGGAAGCAGGACCAGGTGAACCACCCCCTCCCTGAAATTTAAAGTTATAACCTACAATTTTAAACACAGTTTTAATATACCACAATTTGGACCTCACTGAACCTGTGTCATTCCTTCATATTTATATGTTGTGAAAGAGCAGAAGACACAACAATTGCTAAAGACCAGAATCCAGGGTCCGTACTCATACTACATAGCACCACACTCCTTGTGCAGTATCACTGAAAATATTGCCTTGTAAATTAAACTAAGTAGAGAGTATACAGTCTAGGTGGGGAAGTCACAAAAGCCTGtggaattttttgtttttgctggctGTTCCCTTTTCATTTAAACACCTCTTTTCTCATCAGAACACTAAGTAGGTTTCATTTTCTGTGACTCTTAGGAAATAATCAGCCCACACCTGGGATGTGTGCAGGGAGCTGTCTGGGTGATCTCACAAGAGACATTAATCCATGGCAATTTCTTAAAGTTAAATCCCCTCAAAATATTTCAGGAGTGGGACAGAAAAAACAGAGTCAGATTATCTCAACTCCAGTCCCTTAATCCTAAATGTGAGTTGACTCAGCTTTGGGGCTTTTAAATATTAAACAGAAATACTGCACTATTTTCCTATGAGTAAGTCCTTCACACGTGCAGAGAATTTGTAGTGAAAACTTCAGACCATGTTTCTGAGCAAGATTCCTAGGAGATATGAGAAAACAGGGCACCCTTAATGGAGGGACAGGAGCTGAGATAACTTGACTCCCTTCCCccgactcctcaccccacacaatGTTTATTTGTGGCTTTCACTTCAGGAATTTCCCCTGTGTTATGTTTGCCTAGGAGAGCAAAAAGGCAGCTCCGCTCCCTGCACACATAGAGGCGTGCGTGGATCACTTCCTAACACTCACTGAAAGTGAAACCTAGTTTGAGTCCTTATGAGAAATCAGGAATTTCAATTAAAAGGGAACAGCTGGCAAAGCAAAGCCATTCTGTCACCTGCTGGGACTTTCCCATACAGCTTGAATAATCTCTGGATATTTTAGCTGTCTTGGCAATAATCAAGACCAATCAGCATCAAGGAGGGAAAAGGCTTAGTGTATAAATGGACACTGGGAAACACTCTCTTAGGCACTTCTCAATCTCTCCCAGACATCCAAGAATAATACAGAAGAACCTTCACTCTCATCACCATGAAGGGAAGCTGGGCTGTCGTCCTTTGTTCATTGTTCCTGATTGCAGCTGAAATTCAAGGTAAGAGGCAGCAATATCACAAAAGACATGTAATACTGTGAGAAAGCCAGAGGTGTGAGTCACTGGAAAGCTGTGTAGAATAAATGGTTGGAAATTCCTTTTGTTGGAAAAAAGTGATCTTGGTTCAGGGTTTATGTTCTACTGCAGCGCGCAAACATCCGTCCGCTCTGCTTATGTCTAGAAGGTGTGTGTTGTCCACACAGGACTCAGACTGATCAGCTTGTATTTAGCAGGGAAATATGAGAGTTTTCGGCAGGCTTGGATTTGTGCCCAGACTGTCCCCTAGTTTGTAAGGATGTGAAATCAGCCTCAGTCTATCAAATTCTGTCTTGTTTTAATCACCGGAGGAAGAcagtttgggcctgatccaaagcacattcaGGTCAGTGGGAACTTTCCCACAGATTTCAACGGGTGTTGGATCAGACCCTTTGTGAGCAACAATGATTTTAGTTCCAACTGCTCATTCACTCCCATCACTTTTACACCGGGGCAACTCCTATTTTCCATTGACtcatgtgagagcagaatcaggccctctgactTCCAATCAAGACTGATAACAGAAAAGAAATTCTCAGCTCTGGGAGAAAGAAGTTCAGAAGGGCCTAGTGTAAACAAACGAATGGAGATCAAGGCAAAAGAGTGTAGCGCTTTTTGTGACGTTGGCCTAATGTAAATATGCACATGGTAACATTGCAGGACAAATTACTctgcagccctgaggctgaaATGGAGTGTTTTCAACCTCTCCTCTACCGACTTAAATATATTTTACTGAAAACATCTCAGGTATCTAATATCATTCTAATCTCTCGCTCTCCTGGGCCCATTTCTTTTAGGGCAGTTGGCCTATGGAAAAGGACGTTGCAGCTGCATAGACAAAGGTTCTAATTTCATTCAGCGAAAAGCCTTAGGAAAAATAGAAGTGATTCCCAAGAGCTCTTCCTGTGACCATGTTGAGATCATGTGAGTAATGACTTAACCACTCAGCTATCACCACTCAGTGGGGCTGCTTGATGCAATGGCAGGAAATATGGGGATTCCTCCCCCCTTTAATGTAACCCCAGGTTCTGAAGTCCATCTCCGTATGACAAGCAAAGCGAAGTGCAATGAGGCTAGAGCCTAAGgcccagatcatcagctggtgtgaTCAACACAGCTTCATAGACTCCCATGGAAATACACCAACTGAGGACTAGCCTGGAGGGTGGGATTCTCCAGGGCTCGCTGCCTTGTTTAGTCATTGACCCCAGATCTGAGGAGGAGCATTTTCTGCACTCCCTTGGCACAGGGGTCAATGACTACACAGGTTGTAGGGAATCAGGCCCTGAGGCTAGATGAGAACCTAGATCCCACTTGCTGGGTGCATAGAAATACATCAGGTAGATCCTTCTAATGCTTTAGCTGATTTGAGGTCTTTTGATTGTATATTCGCTCCCAGCTCATGGCGACAATGTAGCGTATCACTCAGCTCACCGAGGGCCAGACTCCTGCTATTCAGACCCTGATCCCAGATAACAAAGACAATTGTGACCTTTCCATTGTATGGAAATGAATTCTGTTTTGCTTTGTTCATTTCAGTGCGACAGTGAAGCCCACTGGAGAGCAAAGATGCTTGAACCCTAATTCCAAATGGGTTCAG from Mauremys mutica isolate MM-2020 ecotype Southern chromosome 5, ASM2049712v1, whole genome shotgun sequence includes these protein-coding regions:
- the LOC123371294 gene encoding C-X-C motif chemokine 10-like, with product MKGTWAVVLCSLLLIAAEIQGQLTSGQGRCSCTGKGSDSIQRKALGKIEVIPKSSSCDHVEIIATMKPTGEQRCLNPNSKWVQKLVTALIKKRSSQSTHL
- the LOC123371295 gene encoding C-X-C motif chemokine 10-like, with amino-acid sequence MKGSWAVVLCSLFLIAAEIQGQLAYGKGRCSCIDKGSNFIQRKALGKIEVIPKSSSCDHVEIIATVKPTGEQRCLNPNSKWVQKLVTALIKKRSSQSTHL